The DNA sequence TCATCGCTCCATGGGTCCACTAGAAAGATACTGTTGGAAATCGGTCATCTGGCGGGAGCCGCCCAACGGCGCTGTCTGCCCATCATCCGTCATCTGGTGGCGAAAGTCCGGGATAAGGCGGATGTTCCGCTGGAATTGCACCGCTTTCTGTCCAACGAGGGCCTGCGGCTGCGGCTCAGCCTGCCTTTGGATGAAGAGGCCGGAGCGAAATTGGGACTGATCTTCCGATTACAGGTGCGCCTGAAAGAACTGGATCGGGTGGAATTGATTGCCCGGCGGGTGGCCAATTGCAGCCGGGAAGAGGCCGCTTATCTCCTCTCCCGCACCCTGAGGTTCGGCCCCGACGCCAACCGCTGGGCCATTTCCGGCCTGCGCCTGATGCTGGGCGGCCAGCCAGGCGACCCGGCCGTGGAAAAGATGCTGGCAAGGTTGCGGATCTCGGGGTAACATTCGCCAAAGGAGGCAATTATTATGAAAAGCGTCTTGAATATCGAATTACTTAATAAATTTCAAGCAGTAGCACAAGGGCCGGATGGCGATCTTTTAATCAATCTCTTGGATATCCTCTATGCCAGAATTGCCGATCAAGAGAATGATGATCAATATCTATCCCCCGATGATTTAGAGGCCATTAGACGCGGTCAGGAAGATATGCAGGGCGGCCGCTTTCTTTCTTTGGAGGATTACCGGAGTGGTAAGCGGCTATGAAATACGCCGTTTCTCAGGGTGATGAGCAAAATGTAGCAAAATGTAGGGTGGGCATTGCCCACCCTACGGGAATCATCACATGAATTTTTCTGACAAGCGCCTCATCGAACACGGCTTCCCCTGCCACCAGGTGGGGGCGGAGACCCAACGGGAACGGGGAGCCAGTTCTGCTTTGCCACCTCTCTATTATTTGCATGTCTGGTGGGCCCGCCGGCCTTTGACCCCCAGCCGGGCGGCCATCCTGGCGTCCCTTCTCCCGGCGGACACCGACCCGGAGAGGTTCATCCGCCGTCTGGGCATTGAAAAAGTTCAGGTCCTGGTGCGCGGCCAGGCGTGGACGTTGACGGGGGGCCTTCTGGGAAAAATCCAACGCGACGGGGCAGGACGGGAATTCCTCGCCGTGGATGCCGCGGTGGTGCGGGCCTTGGCGCGAGAGAACCAACAACGGTTGGAAAACCGGGCGTTGATAGCCCAGTTGCAGGCCAAAGACCCAGGAATAGCCAGCGATCCGGTGGTGCAGCGGTGGCATAGGGAAAGTCAGCCTCTGGCCAACCTATGGCCTGAGGAAGGAGAAGAACTACCGGTGCAAAGGGTGATGGGGGACCCGGCGTGGTATAAACAATTGCTTGCTATTTGTAAAGTATATAATACGAGGATACCTAACCTCTATGGATACGATAGAGCATTTGCCAATCCAACCAATCCAACCGATTTAGAACCTCGTGATATCATTATATTAGACCCAACTGCGGGAGGTGGCTCGATACCCTTTGAAGCTTTGCGACTGGGCTATAAAGTTTTTGCTAACGAACTCAATGCTATAGCAGCAACAATTCTTTACGGCACATTAGATTATCCAGCCAAATACGGCATTGGTTTGTTAGATAAGATCGAAAATTATGGAAAGATATTATTAGAAGCTTTGGACGATCAACTATCTAATATTTTTCCTAAAATAGGGAAATTGCCAAAACAAGAAAAGAATGAATTAGAAAATTATCTATGGCACTGCCCTGAATATTCACTAAAGTTCGATAAAGAAGAAGTTACAACTTTCCTCTACACCCGGCAAGTCACCTGCCCCCACTGCCGGGGGGAAGCGCCGCTCTTAAATTCCTGTTGGCTGTCCAAAGAAGCCGGCGATGCCTGGGGGGTGCAGGTTATTCCCGATGGCAGTCTTAAACAGGGTAGGGTTCGCTTTGCCACCTACCGGGTACAGAAGGGAAAAGGCCCCAACGGCGAAGACCCCAACCTGGCCACAGTGAAGGACGCGGTGGGAACTTGCGTGCACTGCCGCCAGGCCATTGACGGCGATGAAATCAAGGCCCAGGCCCGGGGCGAGTCGCCTTTGGGGCAATGGCAGGATCGGCTGTATTGCGTAGTGGCCCAGCGTCTGGAGCCGGTGTTGGACAAAACCGGCCAACCGGTGCGTTATGCCAGTGGCGGGAAAAAAGGCGAGATCAAGACCCGCAAGGTGCGCTTCTTTCGGCCCCCCAACGAGGGGGACCTGGAGGCCCTCAAGGAGGCCGAACGGCGATTAAGGGAAAAATGGCCCCGGTGGGAGGCTCAGGGGCTTATCCCCACAGAGAAATTTCCTGAGGGCAACGATAACCGGCCTATTTCCTATGGCATGCCCCGCTGGTGCGACATGTTCACCCCCCGGCAGCTCCTGGGCCACCTCACCCTGGTGGAGGGGCTGAATGCGCTCAAGCCTCAGATTATTGAGGCATTGGGCTTTGAGAAAGGCCGGGCCGTGGTGACCTATCTGCAATTCGCCATTGATAAGGGAGTGGATTATAATAGTCGGCAGACAAGGTGGGAATATACGAGAGGGATAGTAAAAGGAAACTTTGGTCGCCATGATTTTTCCCTGAAATGGACCTTTGGGGAAATGATTTTCACCGGCCCCAATTCCGGTGCATCTTGGGGTTTGTCACAGGTGTTGGATGCCTACGCCGGGATTGCCGCCCTGGTGGAGCCGGTTCACCGCCATAACTCTAACTCGCTGCCCTTGACCATTCTGCACGGCACCGCGGCCCATATGCCGCAGGTACCTGACCGATCCGTGGACCTGGTGTGCATGGACCCGCCCTATTACAATAATGTGCAGTATGCCGAGCTTTCGGATTATTTCTATGTCTGGCAGAAACGCACCCTGAAAGACCTCTATCCTGAGCTTTTCAACCGCCGCCTCACCAACAAGCAGGAGGAGGCAGTGGCCAACCCGGCCCGGGACGGCTCCGCTAAGGGTGCCAAGACGGCGTATGAACGCATGATGGGAGAGATCTTCGCTGAATGCCGCCGGGTTTTGAAAGATGAGGGGCTGCTGACCCTCATGTTCACCCATAAGAGTCAGGATGCCTGGGAGGCGCTCATCCGGTCACTGATAGAATCGGGCTGGATAATCTCCGCCTCATTTCCGGTGGAATCGGAAGCCGCTGAATCAATGCACCAAAAAAACCTTTCTTCTGCCGCCAGCTCCATTTTTCTCTCCTGCCGCAAGCGGGAGGAGGAGCCGGCCTTACCAGCCATGTGGACCGGTTTGGGGGGACAGGGGGTGCAGGTGCAGATCCGGCAGGCAGTGGAGGCCGGGTTGCAGGAGTTCGCCCCGCTGCAGCTCAATCCGGTGGATCAGATGGTGGCCTGCTATGGCCGGGCCCTGCGGGTGTTGTCGGAGCAGTGGCCGGTTATGGACGGCGATGAGCCGGTATCGCCGTTGCGGGCCATGAACGAAGCCAGCCGGGTCGTGGCGGAGCATCAGATAGGGCGGCTCACCGAGGGGCGGTTGAGCGTCGACGACCTGGACCCGGAAACCGCCTTGGGGCTCACCGCCTTCGGCATCTGGGGTCTGCATGACTTTGCCTTTGACGAGGCCCTGAACCTTTCCAAGTCGCTGAATATCGCCCTGGTAACCAAAGCGGGCGGTTATCGTCTGGAAGGCCGCATGGCGGGCGTCAATCAGGAAACCGCGGCGGGAAGGGCCAAAAGGCCGCGGGGCCAAGAACACCAGGAGGCCAGCGGCTACAGCGCCCCCTTGGTAAAAAAAGGCTCTAAGTTGCGGCTGGCCCAACCGGAAGAGCGCAGCCCGCAGCGGCTGGCCGATCCCTTGACTGACTGGGATGTGGTGCAGGGAGTCGTCATGGCTTACCGCCAGGGGGACATCCCCCTGGTGCGGGATTATCTGGACAGGCGCGCCGCGGATAAGAAAGGCAAGATCAAAGACCTGCTTCAGGTCTGGGCCGCGGAGGTGGATGATCAAGCTTTGCGGCAAGAAGGGGAAGCGATTCTTTTCGGGCTGAGATAATTGTTGGCGACATCCTGACCGGCATTGTCTATGGCGCCGAAATGGCCCGGACGCTCTGTTGAGATTTCCTTGGAGTCCCAGAATAGATCTGAAGTTGGTATTGTCAAAAAGGAGTCCTTATGAAAAAAACAGTCTGGATTGCCTATGATTTAGGGGTAAAAGGTGATTACGAGGGTCTCTATTCTTGGCTTGATAATCACGGGGCCAATGAGTGCGGCCATAATATTGCAGTTCTGGAATATGACGTTAAGCAAAATCTTATCGAGGAATTACAAAAGGACATAATCGAAAACGTTACTTTAAGTAAGCAGGATCGAATATATCTGATCTGGCGGGAAGGTGGCAAGATCAAGGGTAAATTTATTGTTGGTAAGCGCAAAGCCGCGCCCTGGTTCGGTTATGGCGCCCAAGAACCACAAATTGACGAAGAAGTGGAACAGCATGGCTAAAAATCTCTTGCTGGACTCCGGATTCTGGTTCGCTCTCTATGATAGCAGAGATCGCTACCACGATGAGGCACAAATCCTTGCTGATCTATTAGATTTTCATAACTTGGTCATCCCTATGATAAACTCTTTGAATCCACTGTGCTGCGAATGATGCAATTATGACCGATCAGCCTGGAACTGAACGTTTTATGGTGGGCAGCGCCCACCCTACCGACTTTCGCGACCATCCCTGGCGCCTTTCCTATCGCAGTTCCGCCACTGGCCCGGGCGGCAAACCGATCAATATTCTCCACGATTTCTATATTCCAGTGTTACAGTGGGCCGTCCGCTACGACCGGGTGGCGGGATACTTTCGTTCTACCTCCCTGGCTGCGGCTTCCCAGGGCTTTAGCGCTTTTGCTGGCCGGAAGGGGAAAATCCGTTTGATTGTGGGGGCAGATTTAGACCCCAAAGATGTCCAGGCTATTCTCAATGCCTATGCCCAACAGGGGACTGATGGGTCACCAACTGACAACTTGTTGGAGCAGGCTCTCCATGGCAGCCTTGATCACCCTGAAGCTTGGCCGGAAAATGTCTGCCACGGAGTACAGCTTTTGGGGTGGCTTATCGCCAGGCAGGTTTTGGAGATCAAGGTGGCCCTGCGGGTTCATGCCCGCAGCGGTGTGCCACTGCCCTTTGATTCGGTGGAAGATGGCTATGTCCATATGAAATGGGGCGTGTTTGCCGATGCCCTGGGTAATCGGATGTATATCAGTGGCTCCCTGAACGAATCAAAGACAGCCCTCACCCTGAATGCCGAAAACATTGATGTCCACTGTGAATGGCGAGGGGAAACGGAACAGCAAAGAGTGGAGGAAGCAGATCGGGAGTTTCAAAATCTCTGGCAAGATCAGGCGGGCGGGTTGCGGGTGCTCAGCCTCCCAGAAGCCGTCCAGCAACGCTTGATTAACATTTCCGCAGGCATGTCCCGCCCCCGGGAAATTGACGGCGCCAGCGCCGCGCCGCTGGAAATCTCTCCTCCTTCAGCTCTGGAAAGGCTCCAATTTGCCCTCATCAAGGATGGCCCTCTTTTACCGGGAGGCAGGTTTGTCGGACTGGAGACTGCTCCCATTACTCCCTGGCCGCATCAGCAAATCGTGGCGAGGCGGGTCATTTCCACCTGGCCCTTTAGCTATCTCCTCTGCGATGAGGTCGGTTTGGGAAAGACCATTGAAGCGGGGCTGATTATCCGTTCCCTCTATCTGTCCGGTTTGGCGAAACGGGTCCTCATTGCCGCCCCGGCGAGTTTAACCAGACAATGGCACCGAGAAATGGCCAGCAAGTTTTTTCTCCCCTTTGGCCGAGCCGTGGGAGGAACGCCTCTGACCCATGAATATCTTTTACCGGTGGAGGAAAAACAACCTGCGCCATCACTTGTGGCTCCTAATCTCACTATTATTTCCACCGGTTTGCTGGTAAGAGCGGAACAGCAAGCTGTCCTTCAGGCTGCCGGGAGATACGATATAACCCTCATAGATGAGGCCCACTATGCTCGGCGGAAGAATCCGACGCAAGGCCTGCGGGCGGAGCCGAAACTTGGCAAGCTCTACCGGGTTATCGCCGAAATTCTCCGGCCACGGAGTACATGTCTCTTAATGGCCACGGCCACCCCGATGCAATTAGACCCGGTGGAGGTATTCGATCTGATCCGGTTAACGAACCGTTTAGGGCCTTTTCAATACGACCCTGGTTTGTGCCAATGGTATTATGACATATTATCTCGCCTGGTCCGGGGGCAGGCCGTTACAGAGATCGACTGGTCTTTTCTCCGGCAAGCCGTATTGGATGTCCAACGTCATGATCCGCTGTATTATGACTATGTACTCCGGGTGGTGGTGGATGGCAGAATCCGCCTGGCTTTGCGGCGGTGGCTGGATGATGGGCAGATTCCCCGTAGAAATGATTTGCCGGGATTCATCCGCCTGATTTTTTGCACCGCGCCGCTTTCCCGGGTCATGCTGCGTCATAATCGTTCCTTATTGGAAATATATCGCGCCCATGATCAACTCCACGCCAATCTGGCCAAACGGGAAATTCTGCCACTGCCGGCGATTCGTTTTACTCCCCAGGAACAGACCTGTTATGACCAACTGGAAGAATATTGCCAGAAATTAGCCTCGCATATCGCTTCTGGCCTGGAAGCGGACCAGAAGGCGGCTATCGGGTTTTATCTGAGTTTTTTGCGCCTGCGCTTTGCCTCCAGTCTTTTTGCCATTCGTCAAACGTTGGAACGCCGTTTAGCCAAGGTGAAATATACCTTAACCCATTTAGCCGACCGAGGAGAGACGGGTCAGGATGAGCTCGATTGGGAAGACCTTTTAGATGAGGGCGACGATGACCAATTAGTCGCTGAAACCATGCTGGCCAACCGCAAGCCAGAAGACCTGCAATGGGAAATGCAGTATCTGCATTCCATGCTCTTGCCGTTACGTGATCTCTCCGGCACTTCTTCCAAAATGCAGGTTCTGTTGCGGGTGCTTGGCGACCGGAGAATCGCGGGTACCCATCGCATCCAGCCGGTGGTGATTTTTACCCGCTTTTTCGACACCCTTACCGATATTGTCAAGAGGCTCCGTACCATTGATATCCGTCTGCTCATCGGCGCCTATTCCGGCCAGGGGGGACAGTATATTGATCCGAAAACCTTTACCTTAGTCGGAGTCGAAAGAGAGGAGATCAAACGGCGATTCCTCCGGAGTGAGATTGACATATTAGTCTGCACCGACGCCGCCGCTGAAGGGTTAAACCTGCAAGGCGCCGATCTTTTGATTAATTTTGATTTACCCTGGAATCCCATGAAAGTTGAGCAGCGCATCGGTCGTATAGATCGCATCGGGCAAAAATATGAGACTGTTTATGTGCTTAATTTGTGCTACGCAGGATCGGCGGAAGAAATCGTTTATGGGAGACTGCTCAGTCGATTAAGCCAGATCGGTTTGATTGTGGGCGGGCAACAATTGTCGCTGCTGCCCGTTACCAGGGAAGAATTCCAAGAATTGGCAGAAAGAAAGCTCAGTGAACCGGAGTTGGAAAAGCGTGCCAAAGAGAGAGCGAAACTGGCCAAAGAGCGGATCAAAGCCCGAGAAATGCCTGCCGAAGACCTGTATCAGATCTATTCCAGGCTCAGACAGGCAAATGATGCAAGTAAGGCCCCGGTTACCTTAGAGACTATCTGGGAGGTCCTCTCCCGTTCTCTTTACCTACAGGATTTAGGTTGTCAGATCTGGGCCGAGGTGGAGAAGAAGACCATAATGTTACACAATATCCCCGGAATTCCTGATGGCACCGCCCTCACTGCTTCCCGGGATACCTATGAGTATGGCATTGAACAGTTGGAGCGGCCCCTGCATTTTGCCACCTATGGCGATCCTGTCTTTGATACCTTATTGAATCATATGGCGACGTTTGCATTGCCCGAATGTATCAGGCGATTGGAAATTCAAGGACCAATAAGTTCTTTGGTGGGCTATGCCATAGCATCGTTAGAAAAAAACGGCCAACCACAAATCAGGTTACTTTACTCAGGGGAACGTCTCAATATAATTCAATTAGTCGAGGATATGTCTATTTCCGAGGCGGACAGCGAAACTCTCCGGACAGAACTGAATAACCTGATGATTACGGAGAATAACCAACCTAAAATTGCTCCCCAGATTGAAACCCTCAACCACCAAGCAGGGCTTTCTCAGGTGACACTCGGTTATTTAATCATCCATTATCTTATTCGGTTTCGGCAAAAAATGGGGACCGGTGACGAGCATTTCTGGCCGGAGGTCAGGGGGCTGGAAAATTTGTGCCGCGATAAAGCAGTCATTCTGATTCCTGATATCCCGAAGGCTCAGGTCCAGAAACTTTACGGTCTGCTATTCGATCTGCATATTCCGGCATTGGGAGATAGCGCTAGAATTACTGCTCCAACCCCAATAGTTCTCGGAGCTCTGGAGGCAACCTGTCGGTTAGCAAATAAATTGCACGTGAGGAGGGCTGATTTGCTGACTAGAGATGTCCTGAGAAGATTAGATCGGGAAATTAACAATATCCTGTCATAACGGCGCCTACCTCTGCGTTCCGCCTAGTTCTTTTTCAAGGAAATTCATCATTCTGTCAAGCATGCCGTCGCTTTCTCCGACCGGTTGCCTGCCGGGAACCTGTTTACCGACATACTTCTCGGAGTGTTCGGAGTGCTGGCGCCAGTTCTCCAGATAACGCAACGCCAACCGAGTATCCTGGATGATGAGCAGATTTTCGGCGTTCCTCTCCTCAGCCGCCCGGGTGAAGTTGAAAGAGCCGGTAATAACCGTCTGGTCGTCGATAATCATAACTTTATTATGGGCGATAGCGTGGGCGGCATCAATATAGGTCGGTATGCCGGCATTGACCAGAAAATCGGCCGAGGAGTATTTCTTAGAGCGTTGGCTCTTATCCAGGATAACCTCCACCTTGACCCCGCGTTTGTGGGCCTGCACCAAGGCTTTGGCAATCGGGGCAGACGTAAAGGAATATGCCTGGACCAAGATACTCTGTCGGGCCTGATTCAGGGTGTTAACGATGGCTTTGGTAGCCCCGCCCTTGGGAGAAAAATAAAGCTCCCATTGGGCCGATTGACTGAACGGCTCCGCCGCCGCTGGCAGGGGCGCCGATACAACAGCGGTAAGCCATAGCAGCAGGATTATTGTAAGTTGCTTGGGGCGAATACAAG is a window from the Desulfobacca acetoxidans DSM 11109 genome containing:
- a CDS encoding DUF7680 family protein, which codes for MANHHSDLLAYYQKHLASLVTTYPFVLRLAEWKDYPVPILVVKERREFISDGNGKNQSSLHGSTRKILLEIGHLAGAAQRRCLPIIRHLVAKVRDKADVPLELHRFLSNEGLRLRLSLPLDEEAGAKLGLIFRLQVRLKELDRVELIARRVANCSREEAAYLLSRTLRFGPDANRWAISGLRLMLGGQPGDPAVEKMLARLRISG
- a CDS encoding DUF1156 domain-containing protein produces the protein MNFSDKRLIEHGFPCHQVGAETQRERGASSALPPLYYLHVWWARRPLTPSRAAILASLLPADTDPERFIRRLGIEKVQVLVRGQAWTLTGGLLGKIQRDGAGREFLAVDAAVVRALARENQQRLENRALIAQLQAKDPGIASDPVVQRWHRESQPLANLWPEEGEELPVQRVMGDPAWYKQLLAICKVYNTRIPNLYGYDRAFANPTNPTDLEPRDIIILDPTAGGGSIPFEALRLGYKVFANELNAIAATILYGTLDYPAKYGIGLLDKIENYGKILLEALDDQLSNIFPKIGKLPKQEKNELENYLWHCPEYSLKFDKEEVTTFLYTRQVTCPHCRGEAPLLNSCWLSKEAGDAWGVQVIPDGSLKQGRVRFATYRVQKGKGPNGEDPNLATVKDAVGTCVHCRQAIDGDEIKAQARGESPLGQWQDRLYCVVAQRLEPVLDKTGQPVRYASGGKKGEIKTRKVRFFRPPNEGDLEALKEAERRLREKWPRWEAQGLIPTEKFPEGNDNRPISYGMPRWCDMFTPRQLLGHLTLVEGLNALKPQIIEALGFEKGRAVVTYLQFAIDKGVDYNSRQTRWEYTRGIVKGNFGRHDFSLKWTFGEMIFTGPNSGASWGLSQVLDAYAGIAALVEPVHRHNSNSLPLTILHGTAAHMPQVPDRSVDLVCMDPPYYNNVQYAELSDYFYVWQKRTLKDLYPELFNRRLTNKQEEAVANPARDGSAKGAKTAYERMMGEIFAECRRVLKDEGLLTLMFTHKSQDAWEALIRSLIESGWIISASFPVESEAAESMHQKNLSSAASSIFLSCRKREEEPALPAMWTGLGGQGVQVQIRQAVEAGLQEFAPLQLNPVDQMVACYGRALRVLSEQWPVMDGDEPVSPLRAMNEASRVVAEHQIGRLTEGRLSVDDLDPETALGLTAFGIWGLHDFAFDEALNLSKSLNIALVTKAGGYRLEGRMAGVNQETAAGRAKRPRGQEHQEASGYSAPLVKKGSKLRLAQPEERSPQRLADPLTDWDVVQGVVMAYRQGDIPLVRDYLDRRAADKKGKIKDLLQVWAAEVDDQALRQEGEAILFGLR
- a CDS encoding helicase-related protein, giving the protein MTDQPGTERFMVGSAHPTDFRDHPWRLSYRSSATGPGGKPINILHDFYIPVLQWAVRYDRVAGYFRSTSLAAASQGFSAFAGRKGKIRLIVGADLDPKDVQAILNAYAQQGTDGSPTDNLLEQALHGSLDHPEAWPENVCHGVQLLGWLIARQVLEIKVALRVHARSGVPLPFDSVEDGYVHMKWGVFADALGNRMYISGSLNESKTALTLNAENIDVHCEWRGETEQQRVEEADREFQNLWQDQAGGLRVLSLPEAVQQRLINISAGMSRPREIDGASAAPLEISPPSALERLQFALIKDGPLLPGGRFVGLETAPITPWPHQQIVARRVISTWPFSYLLCDEVGLGKTIEAGLIIRSLYLSGLAKRVLIAAPASLTRQWHREMASKFFLPFGRAVGGTPLTHEYLLPVEEKQPAPSLVAPNLTIISTGLLVRAEQQAVLQAAGRYDITLIDEAHYARRKNPTQGLRAEPKLGKLYRVIAEILRPRSTCLLMATATPMQLDPVEVFDLIRLTNRLGPFQYDPGLCQWYYDILSRLVRGQAVTEIDWSFLRQAVLDVQRHDPLYYDYVLRVVVDGRIRLALRRWLDDGQIPRRNDLPGFIRLIFCTAPLSRVMLRHNRSLLEIYRAHDQLHANLAKREILPLPAIRFTPQEQTCYDQLEEYCQKLASHIASGLEADQKAAIGFYLSFLRLRFASSLFAIRQTLERRLAKVKYTLTHLADRGETGQDELDWEDLLDEGDDDQLVAETMLANRKPEDLQWEMQYLHSMLLPLRDLSGTSSKMQVLLRVLGDRRIAGTHRIQPVVIFTRFFDTLTDIVKRLRTIDIRLLIGAYSGQGGQYIDPKTFTLVGVEREEIKRRFLRSEIDILVCTDAAAEGLNLQGADLLINFDLPWNPMKVEQRIGRIDRIGQKYETVYVLNLCYAGSAEEIVYGRLLSRLSQIGLIVGGQQLSLLPVTREEFQELAERKLSEPELEKRAKERAKLAKERIKAREMPAEDLYQIYSRLRQANDASKAPVTLETIWEVLSRSLYLQDLGCQIWAEVEKKTIMLHNIPGIPDGTALTASRDTYEYGIEQLERPLHFATYGDPVFDTLLNHMATFALPECIRRLEIQGPISSLVGYAIASLEKNGQPQIRLLYSGERLNIIQLVEDMSISEADSETLRTELNNLMITENNQPKIAPQIETLNHQAGLSQVTLGYLIIHYLIRFRQKMGTGDEHFWPEVRGLENLCRDKAVILIPDIPKAQVQKLYGLLFDLHIPALGDSARITAPTPIVLGALEATCRLANKLHVRRADLLTRDVLRRLDREINNILS
- a CDS encoding phospholipase D family nuclease — protein: MATNYRSQPCIRPKQLTIILLLWLTAVVSAPLPAAAEPFSQSAQWELYFSPKGGATKAIVNTLNQARQSILVQAYSFTSAPIAKALVQAHKRGVKVEVILDKSQRSKKYSSADFLVNAGIPTYIDAAHAIAHNKVMIIDDQTVITGSFNFTRAAEERNAENLLIIQDTRLALRYLENWRQHSEHSEKYVGKQVPGRQPVGESDGMLDRMMNFLEKELGGTQR